ATCGAGGCCCAGCCGAACAAAACCAGCGAAAATAAGACGACCACCGCAAGTGACAATCCCGCCGACGGAAGCCCGGCCGTGTTCGGCGTTCCCATCGCGTGTCGAATGAGCGCCATCGAATAGGTCAACGGATTCGCCGCCAAGATCCACTTCATCCACGTGGGCGCCCCCGATGCCGGGAAGACGGCTCCGGACGCCAGCCAAAGAGGCATCAGGAAAAGGTTCATAATCGAGTGAAACCCCTGGATCGACTCCATCCGCCAGGCCAACAAGAAGCCGAGGGTCGAAAGGCCGAAGCTGACCAGCGTCAAAACCACCATCAGAACGACGAGAGTGGACACGCTAAGCGGAATGCCCGCCAACGGAGCCAGAATGAGAAAGATAAGTCCCTGCATGACGGAAAGAATGCAGGCTCCAAACGTCTTTCCCAACACGATGCTCCCCCGAGAGACCGGCGCCACCAAAACCCCTTGGAGAAAGCCTTCCCGGCGGTCCTCAATAATCGAAATCGTCGAGAAGATCGACGTGAACAACAAAATCATCAAAAGCGAACCGGGGTAGAAATATTCCCGGTATCCGCCTTTCGCTCCGGCCGCTCCACCGCCGAACGACCAATCGATCCCGGATCCGATGACCAGCCAAAATACCAAGGGAGTGAGGAGCGCACCCACGACGCGGCTCCGCTGCCGGTAAAAGCGAATAATCTCGCGCCACGTCAAAGAGAGGGAAGGAAGGAAAAGCGACATCATGCCCGATTCTCCGCCAGAGATTCCCAAAATCGGTCCCCCGTTTCATGCACGAACACGTCCTCCAGCGTCGGTTTTCGAAGCGTGACCGCCGAAATATCCGTCCGAAACTCGTTGACGACGTCGACCAGAAATTGCGTAGCCTGCGGATGTTCGATCCGAACGCAACCGTCGATGACCGTCGGCTCCACGGAAAATCGTTTGGCGATCCGGCCGGCCAATTGAGCCGCGTTTCCCGCGTCTAGTGAGATCACATCCCCTCGAACTTTGCGTTTGAGTTCGTCCGGCGTACCCACGGAGACGACCCTTCCATGGTGAAGAATCGCAATCCGGTCGCAACCATCGGCTTCCTCCATGATATGTGTCGTCAAAAGAACGGTGACGTCGCCCTCTTTTCGAAGCTGCTCCAGCATCTTCCAGACCTCCCGGCGAGCGGCGGGATCGAGGCCGGTGGACGGTTCGTCCAAGAGCAAAAGGCGCGGAGTGTGCAGCAACGCTTTGGCGATTTCGACTCGGCGTTTAAGCCCGCCGGAAAGAGAGGATGCTGTATCGTTCGCGCGGTCGATTAACCCGAATCTATTCAGAAGATCGTCCGCCCGTTGCCGAAGCGATCTCCCATGCATGCCGTACAGATGCCCCTGATGCGCAAGATTCTCCCGAACTGTGAGCCGGGCGTCCAAGCTCGGATTCTGAAAGACCACGCCGATCTCCTTTCGCGCGAGGTTCGGTTCCTTCGCCACGTCCCGGCCGAAGATCCGAGCCGTTCCCGAAGTCGGCGAAATCAGCGTCGATAAAATGCGAAAGAGTGTCGTCTTCCCGCCGCCGTTCGGGCCCAGGAAACCGAAGCTCTCTCCGCGACTTACGGAAAGTGATACGCCGTTCAAGGCTATACGCGTTCCGTACGAATGCGTGAGATCGATCGTCTCGACGGCCGGAAGGTTAAAATTCGTCTGTTTCATGGCCGGCTACTGTTTATCCGCCGCCATCAGAGCCAGGAGAAAGGGAAGATAGACCACGGAAGAAATCAGGACTCGTCGCGCACACGCCACCGACCGTTCGCGCGCCAAGACGAGGCAATGAGAGAAAAAAATGACGCCCAAGATGCTGGCTCCCGCCAGATAAATCAGGCCGGAGAGTCCCAACCAGGTCGGCAAAAGCGCGATCGTTACCGTGGCTATGCTAAAGAGCAACGTCTGTCGCGCCGTTCTTTGTCCGGACGGATCCACGACCGGCAGAACGGCAAGCTTTGCCCGGGCATAGTCGTCGCGGTAAAGCCAGGCGATCGAAAAAAAATGCGGGAGCTGCCAGAAAAAGAGAATGCCGAACAAAATCCACGCGCCAATACTGAGGGATCCGCTTCCCGCCACCCATCCGATCAAAGCCGGGATCGCACCCGGGATGGCTCCGATGATCGTACAAAGCTGTGTCACCGGTTTGAGCGGCGTGTAGACGAAGAGGTAGGAAACAAGCGTGATGGCGGCAAGGACCGCAGCCTTCGAGCTCACTTGCGTGTAATAGAGCGAAAGTCCCAGCACGCATAATGCAATCCCAAAACCAGCTCCCTGAACCATGCTCAGGCGTCCTGTAGGGAGAGGCCTCCCCGCCGTCCGTTTCATCAGACCGTCGATTCTTCGCTCCAAGACCTGGTTCAGCGTTCCGGCTCCGGCACTTGCGAGCGCCGTGGCGGCCACCGTCCAGATGAAATGACCTGCATGCATCGAGCCGGAGGAAGCGAGGTAATACCCCACCGATGTCGTAACACAGACAAGAAACGTCACCCTCGGTTTGGTCAAAATGTAATAGTCATGTCCGGACGAGAACAATTGCCGCCAGGACGCCCGACGTAAAGCGAAGCGTCGAACCGCCGTCATCGCCAGAACCACAGCCGTGGCGAGAATCGATGCGCCGGTGGCTACATGCGCCGTCGCCGGGATAGCGGCCTTTTCCATCCAAATCGTGATTCCGCCGAGAATGATCTGCGCCGCCGTCAAAGCAAGCAGGATCGACGCCGGAAGAATCAGCGATCGGACGCCGGAGTACCGTCGCTTCACGTGAACAAATATTAAGAGAGCCAACAGGAAAACCACCGCACCCCAGACTCGGTGCGCAAAGTGAATCGCGATCGGCAGATCAAATTGCGGAGGCAGGAGATGCCCGAACGAAAGCGGAAAGTCGGGTATCGCGAGGCCCGCTTGGATGTGGCGCATAACAGCGCCCAATATCAACTGAAGATAAATCGCGGACGCCGTCATTATGGAAAGCGCGGAGATCGCCGCACTCTCGTTTTCGCGGGAAAGGCTTTTCCAGCGCGGCGACGTCAAAACCGCAATCGCGACAACGATGCAAAAAAAGGTTTGCCCCAAACACGCGTGCCCTACCGAAATCGGAGCGGGCAACAGGAAAAGCACCGTCAAACCGCCCAGCACACCCTGAAGGATAACGGCCGCCAAGGCGATCCATCCCAGCGTTCGGACGGAGCGACGTTCTTTCCACGCAAGCCAAAACGCCAGAAGGACGGTGAAAAACCCGACGCCGGCGGCCACCATTCGATGGCCGTGCTCGTAAAAGATACCTCCCACCATGGGGGGAAACCATTGGCCGTACGAAAGAGGCCAGTCCGGAACGGCTAACCCCGAACCGGTGCTGGTGACAAGTCCGCCTGCTACAATGAGAAACAGCGTGGCGCACGCCGTAAACACGGCATATCGATGTACCCACGCTGTCTTCATTTCAACTCTCTTTAGATTCCTGAGCCCTGCAGAATGAATTTGGGTAGCACGACGGAACCCCCCGAGACCACGCGCAGGTACGAGCATGGTCTCGTGGGGTTCCGTCGTGACCGGAGCCCGAATTCATTAGGCGTCAGCTCAGTGATTATTCAGCTTTCGCGGCCTCGGCGCCGGTCGATTCAAAAGTGAAATCGATCGTGGCCGGCTTGCCTACTTCGACCGTGATCGACATGTCTTTTGTGCCGTACTTCTCGTGCCATGCCGTGACCGTGTACTTTCCAACGGGAAGATCTTTAATCTCGAACGCTCCTTCATCGTTGGTCACGCTGTAATAAGGATGGTCGAGGACCCCGACGTACGCCTTCATCCAGGGATGAACGTCGCATTTGATCGGAACCATGATTTCCGGCTTTTCAAATTTCCGTGTGATCTTCATGTCTTTCACCGGCATACCCGCGTTGAATTGCTTGCTCGCTTTCGGCATCGCGTGGACGTTGTGAAGCGTGGGGTCGCTGTTGAGAATATTCAACGGCTGATTCACCATCATGCCGAAAACGTGAGGTGCGTACTGGCAACCGCGCTGATCGAACGTGACAGCCGTGGTCGACGCCGTGAAACTCTTTCCCGTGAGACCATCTTTGACGTACACGAACGCGTTCTTCAGCGTCCCGTTCTTGTTCACGATGACGTAATCCGTCATCACGGCTTTTGCATGCAACTTCATGCAGTTCGGGTCCGCATTCATTTTGATCGGCTTCGCGGCCGGCGGCGTCCCCTTGAAATTCACTTTGCCGGAAACGGTCGCTGCCGCGAAACTGTTCATCGAAACAAGCAGAGCCACAACCGGCGCTGCGATATGCCAAAATCTCATCGAAATCCTCCTCGTAAGGCTCAAAATTTGATTGAAATCATTCGGTATTTTCCGAACGCGCGGGCACTATAGAGCAAGTGGTCCCAAAATCAAGCTCCGGTAACCCGAGTATAGGCGCGGCCACGTTCTCCGCGGCTCTCCGATTGGATGTCCTCTCGATCTGTTCAGAGACGCCTCTCGACGTGGCGATCATCGGCGGAGGAATTACCGGTGCCGGCTGTCTCCGAGATGCGGCGATGCGGAGCCTTCGCGCCGCTCTTTTCGAACGAGAAGATTTCGCCGTCGGAACTTCGAGCCGATCGTCCAAACTGATTCATGGTGGCCTTCGCTATCTCGAGACTTTCGACTGGGGTCTTGTTTTCGAAGCCAGTCGTGAACGGAAGATCCTACTGAAAACCGCCTCTCCGTGGGTTCAGCCTCTCCCCTTCTTGGTTCCGGTTTACCGGGGACATCGATGGGGCCTTCCCGCGGTCGCTGCAGGAGTCTGGCTATACGACCTGTTATCTGCGTTCCGAAACGTCGGGCACCCTTCCATTTATTCCCGAGGAAAAACCCGCCAACTCGAACCGGAGCTCCGAAGGGAAGGATTGATCGGCTCCGTTCTCTATTATGACGCCGCCGTCCACGACACGGCGTTGACTCTTGCCAACGTCCGTTCGGGTTGGGATCAGGGAGGTCTGGCGTGCAATCACGCCGAAGTGACCCGTTTTTTGGAGGAGAACGAACGGGTGACCGGAGTCGTCGTTCGGGATCGCCTGTCGGGCAAGTCCTTCGACATTCGCGCGCGCTGGGTCGTGAACGCCACCGGCCCCTGGTCCGATCTGACGCGGGCAAAACTAAACCCGTCGCTCAAGAAACGACTGAGACTCACGAAGGGCGTGCACATCATCTTGGCTCCCCGGCGCTTATCCCGCCGTCGGGCGATGCTCCTGCTGGCGCCGAGCGACGGACGGGTGACATTCGTGATTCCGTGGTGTGGATCGACGCTCGTAGGAACCACCGAAACCGATTTCGAAGGAGACCCGGCGACCGTTTGTCCAGGCAGAACCGACGTCGACTACCTCCTCGACACCGCGAACTACTACTTCCCGAACGAAAAACTGCTCCGGGCAGACATTGTCAGCGTGTTTGCGGGACTCCGTCCCCTTCTGCAGGATGAACATAATCTCCCGTCCAAGGTTTCGCGCGAGCACCACCTTTTCTCGGACCGGCCCGGACTGCTCACCATCGCGGGAGGGAAATACACCACGTATCGGCGAATGGCCGAAGAGACCGTAGATTGGCTTGCGGCCCATACGCCCGAGTGGCGTAGTCGACTGAACCCGTGCCGGACTGCGGAGGACTCGATTCGGCCCACCTCCCCCGCATCGGCTCTCGATTTGTTCGTTTCCCCTCCGCCCGATGAATTCCGCAGTATTGCACTCCACGCCATCGAACGAGAAATGGCCGCCACGGTCAGCGACGTCCTTGGCCGCCGGCTTTCGCTCCTGCTCCTCGATCGTCAACATGGCAGCGGCGCGGTTGAAAATGTCGCTCAGATTTTGAGAGAACGGCTCGGCTGGACATCCGACGAAGCGGCTCGCCAAGTCCGGGAGTATCGGGAATTAATCCGTTTGGCCCGAAGCGGACTCGATTAGCCCAACTTCGTCACATTTGAGGAGATAATGCTGGAGAGCCTTTGATTCCGCGGGACGCCGTCCGATCGGCATTACGCGCCGATCGGCGGCTCGGCTCTCGGGAGTCTCATCGTTATACCCATGGATGAGACTCCCTCCGAGACGCCCGCGTCACCAAAGGCTCCCCCTCATTCCCTCCACAACGCATTACGAAATGGGGCCGCAGATCTTGAATCAGAGCGGAAACCTTTCGGTGGGTCCGTAAGCCAAGCGAGTCTCTTCGCCTTATCGCAACGCTGTTTCCAAAATTCCAGAGCCTACCCACGAATGTGTATTGATGTAGCGTTACGGGTGGCGAGGCGGGGGTCCCCATTGCGAGCGCCGCCGAGCAATGGGGGTGCACGCCGAGACCGGAGCCCGTAACGCTACGTCTACAAATAACTCTCTTGGCTTACTACGAAACGGAATAGACACCTGGCGCGAGGTATTCTATAGACGGCGAATTGAGCCATGTTTGATTTTTCCCAAAACCGTTCGTTCGACATCGTCGGTATCGGAAGAAATTCCTGGGATCGCTTGGCGGTGGTTCCCACCTATCCCGTGCCGAACACGAAGTCCGAGGTTCTCACGTTGGACAACCAACCGGGAGGGCAGGTCGCCACGACGATCGTGGCCGCCGCGCGACTAGGGGCGAAGACGCGATACCTGGGAAAATTCGGTGACGATGCCGGGGGTCGCGCCGTCCGCGGAGCGTTGGTTCGCGAGGGGATCGATCTTTCGGAATCCAAAGTCATTCCGGGCGTCTCCAACCAATCGGCGTTCATCGTCGTGGACAAAAAGAATAAAACGCGCACGGTGTTCAGCTATCTGGATGCACGCCTGGCGATCAACTCGGACGATTTCGCCCACGAGGCGATCACCAGCGGAAAAATCCTTTTCCTCGGCGGGCGGCGGCCGGAGACCGTCATCCCTTTTGCTCAGATGGGGCGCGAAGCCGGTTGTATCGTCGCCATCGACGCCGACACCATCTCGCACGACACTGCCGAAATGATCTCTCACGCGCATATTACCGTCAGCCCAGAAGAGGTGATTCTCCTTTTCACCGGAGAGCGCACGGTCGAAAAGGCCCTGAAGGCGATGGCCAAGATGGGTCCCCGTTTCATCTGTTGCACGCGGGGCGAAAAAGGGGCGACGGCCGTGGTCGACGGCGAGATGATGAGCGCCTCGGCCTTTGACATCAGCGTCCGTGACACCACCGGTGCGGGGGACGTCTTTCAAGGGGCCCTTTTGGTCGCGCTTTTGGAAAAGAAGCCTCTTTCCGAAACCCTTCGTCTGTCGAACGCCGCCGCCGCGATCAAATGCAAGACCCTCGGCGGGCAAAGAGGAATTCCCGGCCGTGGAGAGGTCGAAGCGTTTCTCGCATCCCAAAGATAGCGTGGTTTGTACGCGGCCTTGCCCTGCTCCTGGTAACACTTCTTCTCATCCGTGGAGGAATATCCGTGTGGGCTGATCGGTTCATCTTTTTCCCGGAACGCGATTATTTCGAGAAACCGGACGCCTACTCTCTTTCGTACCGGGATGCTTGGATCGAAACTTCCGACCACGTTCGTCTTCACGCGTGGTGGATCGGCGAAGAAAAGCATCGCACCACGGTTCTCTTTTTTCACGGCAATGCCGGAAACATCAGCCACCGGGTCGACCGCATTCACGCATTGGGCGATATCCCCCTTCGGTTTCTCCTTTTGGATTACCGAGGCTATGGCCAAAGTGAAGGGAGCCCTTCGGAAGACGGAATTTACGCGGACGCGTCAGCCGCCTACGGTTACCTGCGAAAAATCGGAGGCCTAGACCCTTCCGAGATCGTTCTTTTCGGGGAATCGCTCGGAGGAGCGGCGGCGGTCGATCTTGCGTCTCGAGAGACGGTAGCGCGCGTCGTCCTGGAGTCGACGTTCACATCGATGAAGGACATGGCCGACGTCGTCATGCCGATGGTTCCGTCGGCCCTTGTTCCGGAGGCCTATAACTCTGTTGAAAAGATTAAGAAAGTTCATGTTCCGATCCACATTTTCCACGGGGATGCGGATGAAATCGTCCCTTTCGACCTTGGACGAAAGCTCTTTGAAGCGGCCAACGAGCCGAAACGATATTTCCCCGTCCGCGGCGCCCACCACAACGACGTCTACATTGTGGGCGGGGAAACCTATCGGCGGCAAATGGTTGCGGCGCTCCTTGGCGAGAACACGAGCCCTTAAATTGATTTTCGCCACATACTTGTCCCCCAGGTGCCTCGATCCATAAATACGATGGCATTCGGTCGTCGCTGCATCCGCGCTCTCGGCACCCGTCTCCTTCGCCGTACTTCCCGGTACGCCTCAGTCTCCGGGCACCGAGAGCGCGGCGCATCGACAACCTCGATGTCTCACCGTATTTATGGACCGAGGCACTCAGTTATGTTTCATTGGCAAGCGCAATGGCTATTCGAGTCGGCATCATGGGCTTTGGCCGGATCGGGCGGAATATTTTCCGCATTCTTCACAGCCAGAATGAAATCGAGATCGTCGCGATCTGCGATCTGGGCGACGCCAAGGCCATGGAGTATCTCCTCAAGTTCGACACGGTCCACGGCCGCTTTCCCGACCCGGTCGTGGCCAAAGGGGATTCTCTTTATGTGAAGGGGAAGCAGATCCGGATGTTCCAGCTCCGCGAACCGGGCGAGGTTCCTTGGGGGGACGTCGGCGCCGACATCGTCGTGGAAGCTTCGGCCAAATACCGCACGCGCGCCTGGCTCGAAAAGCACCTGGCCCGCGGCGCCAAGCGAGTGATCTTGACGGTCCCCCCCACCGACGAACTCGATGCGATCTTAATCCGGGGCGTGAACGATCATGTGCTTTCGCCGAAACACCGCCTCATTTCCACCAGCTCGATCACGGCCAACTGCGTGGCGCTCACGCTCAAAATTCTCCACGAGGCGTTCGGCGTCGAACGAGCTTTTATGACGACGGTTCACGCCTATACCAACGATCAGCGCTTGGCCGACGTTCCGCACACGGACTTGCGCCGATCGCGCGCGGCGGCCGAAAACATCATTCCGACCGAAACGTTCGCCCCCAAAGTCATCGGGAAAGTGCTTCCCGAATTAGACGGCCGTCTGGACGGAATGGCGATGAACGTCCCCGTTCCCGACGGCTCCAACGTCGACCTCGTCACCGAGACCACGCGCGCCGTAACCGTGGAATCGGTCAACGAAATTTTCCGGAGCGCGGCCGGCGGGCCGTACAAAGGAATCGTGGAATTCATGGAAGACCCGATCGTCTCCAGCGACGTCATCGGCGATACCGATTCCGTGGTCTTCGATTCGCTCGCCACGCAGGTCCTCGGCGATCGACTGGTCAAGACGATTTCTTGGTACGACAACGGCTGGGCTTACGCCCAGCGGGTCGTGGAGGTCATTCACGCCATCGCCCAGCTGGGGGGAACGCACTAATGGCCGTTCGTGTGGCCATCAACGGTTTCGGGCGTATCGGCCGGGGTGTCTTTCGGATCGCCGTCGACCGGAAAGATATCGAATTCGTGGCGCTCAACGACGTCACCGAAAATGAAACCCTGGCCTACCTTCTTCGGTATGACACGGTGCATGGGTTGTTCCCCCATCCGGTCAAACTGGAAGATGGCGAGCTCGTCACCGGAGCGCAACGGATGAAGATGCTCACCGAGAGCGATCCCGCCAAACTTCCATGGAAGGAATTCAATGTGGATGTGGTGATCGAATCGACGGGACGATTTCGATCCCGGGCGGAGGTCGAAAAGCATGTTCAGGCAGGCGCCAAGCGAGTCATCTTGACCGTGCCTCCGAAAGACGCTCTCGATGCCATGGTCGTTCTGGGCGTCAACGATCACATCCTCCGTCCCGAGCACAAGCTCGTGTCCAACGCCTCGTGCACGACGAATTGCCTCGCCCCGATCGTCAAAGTTCTGCACGACGCTTTTGGTCTCGAGCGGGGATTCATGACGACCGTGCACGCCTACACGAACGATCAACACCTGTCCGACGTCTTTCACAAGGACTTCCGCCGCGCTCGCGCCGCCAATGAAAACATCATTCCGACCACCACAGGAGCAGCCAAGGCGGTGGGAAAGATCCTGCCCGAACTGAGCGGAAAGCTGGACGGGATGTCGATGCGTGTTCCCATTCCGGATGGATCCATCACCGACTTCGTGGCCGTCCTCAAGAGAAATGTGGCGGTCGCCGAGATCAATGACGCCGTTCGAAACGCCGCCGATGGCCCGATGAAGGGGATCGTTCAGTATTCGACGGAGCCGATCGTTTCGTCCGATATCATCGGCAACTCACACTCCGCGATCTTCGACGCCCCGTTCACGAAGGTCCTGCGCGGAAACTTCGTGAAAACTGTCTCGTGGTACGACAACGAGTGGGGATATTCAAGTCGGTGCGTGGACTTAATTATGCGATTGGCCGCGCTCTAATCGATCAAACCACGTAACGTACTTAGGTTTTCAATGTCTTCGTGCAGATCGTGGGATTTCGGCGTCTCCAATACCATCGGCCGGCCGGAGAATCGAGGATCGTTTAACAACATTCGAAAGGCCTCCAAGCCGATTTCCCCCTTGCCGATATGTTGATGGCGATCGACTCGGCAATCGACACCTTTTTTCGAGTCGTTCAAATGAAACGCTCGAACGTGGTCGAGTCCCACCGTTCGGTTTAGTTCCTTCATTGTCGCCTCGTACCCTTCTTTCGTTCGAAGCTCGTAGCCCGCGGCGAACGCATGGCACGTGTCGAAACAAAATCCGACGCGGGCTTTGTCCTCCACCCCTTCACGAATCTGAGCGAGCTCTTCAAACGTCCGGCCGAGCGTCGTCCCCTGCCCCGCAGCATTTTCGATCAAAAGGCGAACATTTTGCTTGGGGCGCTTTTCCAAGACCTGGCTCATCGCATCGGCCACACGACCGCAGCCCTGGCCGATTCCATCCCCCATATGAGCGCCCGGGTGAAAAACAATGAAATCCAAATCCAGCAATTCCGCCCGGTCCATCTCATCCAAGAAAGCCGCGATCGACCGTGCGCGCAGCGATTTGTCCGGAGAGGCCAAGTTGATCAGATAGGAGTCGTGCGCGAAGGCGAATTGAATCCCGGCTTTCGACCTCTTTTCGCGAAACTCTTCCGCCTCCTGGGACGTGAGGAGCTTTCCCTTCCATTGATTGGAGTTTTTCGTGAACAATTGAAGGGCTTGCGCTTCAATCTTCTGCGCCCGCTCGATCGCAGTGCTTACGCCCCCACCAATCGATTCATGCGCACCCAAAATGGGAGCCGTCTGATGCCGGGGCGTTTTGGCCCCTCTGGTGTCACGTGAGCGCAAGTTTTCACCGAATCTGCAAACATTTCATACCCTTATCCGGCTATTTGGCCTAGCAAAATGAATATATACGGTCATTTCGAATAGTTAGATATCCCTGCGCTGGGGGAACGCTTGGCACCGACATTGCTGGGTACTCACCATTGTCCGAGGTCTCCGCTTCCCCCTAACTTTGAGAGGAGACAGAAATCGATGCGAACAAAGCTTCTTCTGGCTTTATTGACGGTGTCCGTTGTGGGTAGGCAGCTGCACGGAACTCTGCGCCACTGCGTACGGCGTATCGTCAGCCGTCGTTTCGCTCAACGACGTAGTCATTTTCGACCAGAGCGACTTCCACAATAAAGACCAAGTTCTTTGCGAGCAGGTGTCGCTTGAGTCCGGAGAGAACACGCTGGATGCGAAGTTGACCGGTTCTCCGGGGGATAAGCTGGTCATGGATATTTACGATTGCTCCAAGGAGCCGAAGGTAAAGCTTTATGAAACCACGGCCCTGGTTCGGGACGCCGGGCCGCCGAATACGGTTTCTCGTTAAGTCGTTTTGAATCCTAGCCCTAAAAGGGGCGGCCGATTGCATCGGCCGCCCCTTTTTATTTTAATTTCAGATACTTACAAAGACATCGCGACCTAACCTCTTGGCAATCGAGGATTTGTGTGCTATGCCGCGCAGCGGCAAATGAGACCACTCCAATTAGGAGGCGATCCATGGGACGCGCAAAGTTCTTTCTCCCCTTCATTCTTTTGGCAGGTGCCGCCATTTGGGCGTCCTGCGACAGCAGCACCTCCTTTCAACCAACCGGCGGCGAGGAAGCCTTTTTTACCGTGGGCGAAACCGACGACGGAGGCGTCACCGTCACGGA
This Bdellovibrionota bacterium DNA region includes the following protein-coding sequences:
- a CDS encoding ABC transporter permease, producing MMSLFLPSLSLTWREIIRFYRQRSRVVGALLTPLVFWLVIGSGIDWSFGGGAAGAKGGYREYFYPGSLLMILLFTSIFSTISIIEDRREGFLQGVLVAPVSRGSIVLGKTFGACILSVMQGLIFLILAPLAGIPLSVSTLVVLMVVLTLVSFGLSTLGFLLAWRMESIQGFHSIMNLFLMPLWLASGAVFPASGAPTWMKWILAANPLTYSMALIRHAMGTPNTAGLPSAGLSLAVVVLFSLVLFGWASIEVRRPRKTFAG
- a CDS encoding ABC transporter ATP-binding protein, giving the protein MKQTNFNLPAVETIDLTHSYGTRIALNGVSLSVSRGESFGFLGPNGGGKTTLFRILSTLISPTSGTARIFGRDVAKEPNLARKEIGVVFQNPSLDARLTVRENLAHQGHLYGMHGRSLRQRADDLLNRFGLIDRANDTASSLSGGLKRRVEIAKALLHTPRLLLLDEPSTGLDPAARREVWKMLEQLRKEGDVTVLLTTHIMEEADGCDRIAILHHGRVVSVGTPDELKRKVRGDVISLDAGNAAQLAGRIAKRFSVEPTVIDGCVRIEHPQATQFLVDVVNEFRTDISAVTLRKPTLEDVFVHETGDRFWESLAENRA
- the cyoE gene encoding heme o synthase produces the protein MKTAWVHRYAVFTACATLFLIVAGGLVTSTGSGLAVPDWPLSYGQWFPPMVGGIFYEHGHRMVAAGVGFFTVLLAFWLAWKERRSVRTLGWIALAAVILQGVLGGLTVLFLLPAPISVGHACLGQTFFCIVVAIAVLTSPRWKSLSRENESAAISALSIMTASAIYLQLILGAVMRHIQAGLAIPDFPLSFGHLLPPQFDLPIAIHFAHRVWGAVVFLLALLIFVHVKRRYSGVRSLILPASILLALTAAQIILGGITIWMEKAAIPATAHVATGASILATAVVLAMTAVRRFALRRASWRQLFSSGHDYYILTKPRVTFLVCVTTSVGYYLASSGSMHAGHFIWTVAATALASAGAGTLNQVLERRIDGLMKRTAGRPLPTGRLSMVQGAGFGIALCVLGLSLYYTQVSSKAAVLAAITLVSYLFVYTPLKPVTQLCTIIGAIPGAIPALIGWVAGSGSLSIGAWILFGILFFWQLPHFFSIAWLYRDDYARAKLAVLPVVDPSGQRTARQTLLFSIATVTIALLPTWLGLSGLIYLAGASILGVIFFSHCLVLARERSVACARRVLISSVVYLPFLLALMAADKQ
- a CDS encoding carboxypeptidase regulatory-like domain-containing protein, with the protein product MRFWHIAAPVVALLVSMNSFAAATVSGKVNFKGTPPAAKPIKMNADPNCMKLHAKAVMTDYVIVNKNGTLKNAFVYVKDGLTGKSFTASTTAVTFDQRGCQYAPHVFGMMVNQPLNILNSDPTLHNVHAMPKASKQFNAGMPVKDMKITRKFEKPEIMVPIKCDVHPWMKAYVGVLDHPYYSVTNDEGAFEIKDLPVGKYTVTAWHEKYGTKDMSITVEVGKPATIDFTFESTGAEAAKAE
- a CDS encoding glycerol-3-phosphate dehydrogenase/oxidase; translation: MVPKSSSGNPSIGAATFSAALRLDVLSICSETPLDVAIIGGGITGAGCLRDAAMRSLRAALFEREDFAVGTSSRSSKLIHGGLRYLETFDWGLVFEASRERKILLKTASPWVQPLPFLVPVYRGHRWGLPAVAAGVWLYDLLSAFRNVGHPSIYSRGKTRQLEPELRREGLIGSVLYYDAAVHDTALTLANVRSGWDQGGLACNHAEVTRFLEENERVTGVVVRDRLSGKSFDIRARWVVNATGPWSDLTRAKLNPSLKKRLRLTKGVHIILAPRRLSRRRAMLLLAPSDGRVTFVIPWCGSTLVGTTETDFEGDPATVCPGRTDVDYLLDTANYYFPNEKLLRADIVSVFAGLRPLLQDEHNLPSKVSREHHLFSDRPGLLTIAGGKYTTYRRMAEETVDWLAAHTPEWRSRLNPCRTAEDSIRPTSPASALDLFVSPPPDEFRSIALHAIEREMAATVSDVLGRRLSLLLLDRQHGSGAVENVAQILRERLGWTSDEAARQVREYRELIRLARSGLD
- a CDS encoding PfkB family carbohydrate kinase, which produces MFDFSQNRSFDIVGIGRNSWDRLAVVPTYPVPNTKSEVLTLDNQPGGQVATTIVAAARLGAKTRYLGKFGDDAGGRAVRGALVREGIDLSESKVIPGVSNQSAFIVVDKKNKTRTVFSYLDARLAINSDDFAHEAITSGKILFLGGRRPETVIPFAQMGREAGCIVAIDADTISHDTAEMISHAHITVSPEEVILLFTGERTVEKALKAMAKMGPRFICCTRGEKGATAVVDGEMMSASAFDISVRDTTGAGDVFQGALLVALLEKKPLSETLRLSNAAAAIKCKTLGGQRGIPGRGEVEAFLASQR
- a CDS encoding alpha/beta hydrolase codes for the protein MWADRFIFFPERDYFEKPDAYSLSYRDAWIETSDHVRLHAWWIGEEKHRTTVLFFHGNAGNISHRVDRIHALGDIPLRFLLLDYRGYGQSEGSPSEDGIYADASAAYGYLRKIGGLDPSEIVLFGESLGGAAAVDLASRETVARVVLESTFTSMKDMADVVMPMVPSALVPEAYNSVEKIKKVHVPIHIFHGDADEIVPFDLGRKLFEAANEPKRYFPVRGAHHNDVYIVGGETYRRQMVAALLGENTSP
- a CDS encoding type I glyceraldehyde-3-phosphate dehydrogenase; this translates as MAIRVGIMGFGRIGRNIFRILHSQNEIEIVAICDLGDAKAMEYLLKFDTVHGRFPDPVVAKGDSLYVKGKQIRMFQLREPGEVPWGDVGADIVVEASAKYRTRAWLEKHLARGAKRVILTVPPTDELDAILIRGVNDHVLSPKHRLISTSSITANCVALTLKILHEAFGVERAFMTTVHAYTNDQRLADVPHTDLRRSRAAAENIIPTETFAPKVIGKVLPELDGRLDGMAMNVPVPDGSNVDLVTETTRAVTVESVNEIFRSAAGGPYKGIVEFMEDPIVSSDVIGDTDSVVFDSLATQVLGDRLVKTISWYDNGWAYAQRVVEVIHAIAQLGGTH
- the gap gene encoding type I glyceraldehyde-3-phosphate dehydrogenase, which encodes MAVRVAINGFGRIGRGVFRIAVDRKDIEFVALNDVTENETLAYLLRYDTVHGLFPHPVKLEDGELVTGAQRMKMLTESDPAKLPWKEFNVDVVIESTGRFRSRAEVEKHVQAGAKRVILTVPPKDALDAMVVLGVNDHILRPEHKLVSNASCTTNCLAPIVKVLHDAFGLERGFMTTVHAYTNDQHLSDVFHKDFRRARAANENIIPTTTGAAKAVGKILPELSGKLDGMSMRVPIPDGSITDFVAVLKRNVAVAEINDAVRNAADGPMKGIVQYSTEPIVSSDIIGNSHSAIFDAPFTKVLRGNFVKTVSWYDNEWGYSSRCVDLIMRLAAL